The Nostoc sp. 'Lobaria pulmonaria (5183) cyanobiont' genome window below encodes:
- the ftsH gene encoding ATP-dependent zinc metalloprotease FtsH gives MTNLGKKALIKRQSSKRVAWFGALAQPAFGIAASLIMLPVIFGSTPVMAQKAETTSLNYGDLIKKVKAGEVEKVELDETEQLAKVYLKGQKDNTPPQQVRLLAQNTELVNILKDKNVDFGEVSSANSRAAVGLLINLMWILPLGALMLLFLRRSTNASSQAMNFGKSKARFQMEAKTGVKFEDVAGVEEAKEELEEVVTFLKQPERFTAVGARIPKGVLLIGPPGTGKTLLAKAIAGEAGVPFFSISGSEFVEMFVGVGASRVRDLFKKAKDNAPCLIFIDEIDAVGRQRGAGIGGGNDEREQTLNQLLTEMDGFEGNTGIIIIAATNRPDVLDTALLRPGRFDRQVMVDPPDLKGRLEILKVHARNKKIDPSVSLEAIARRTPGFTGADLANLLNEAAILTARRRKEAVTLLEIDAAVDRVVAGMEGTALVDSKSKRLIAYHEVGHALVGTFLKGHDPVQKVTLIPRGQALGLTWFTPNEEQGLISRSQLKARITATLGGRAAEEIVFGKPEVTTGAGNDLQQVTGMARQMVTRFGMSELGPLSLENQSGEVFLGRDWMNKSDYSEEIAAKIDSQVREIVNNSYIRAKELLQLNRIVLERLVDLLIEQETIEGDLFRKIVADNAQVADAQVAVPH, from the coding sequence ATGACAAATTTGGGAAAAAAAGCATTGATAAAAAGGCAGTCCTCAAAGCGCGTTGCTTGGTTTGGTGCGTTGGCGCAGCCCGCCTTCGGCATCGCTGCTAGTCTGATTATGTTGCCAGTAATTTTCGGAAGTACTCCTGTCATGGCACAAAAAGCAGAAACCACCTCCCTAAATTATGGTGACTTGATCAAGAAAGTGAAGGCGGGAGAAGTCGAGAAAGTAGAGCTTGACGAAACCGAACAGCTAGCAAAGGTTTATCTGAAGGGGCAAAAAGATAATACACCACCGCAACAGGTGAGACTTTTGGCGCAAAACACAGAGTTAGTCAACATTCTCAAAGACAAGAATGTTGATTTTGGCGAAGTTTCCTCTGCGAACAGTCGAGCTGCTGTTGGACTGTTGATTAATTTGATGTGGATTTTGCCACTGGGGGCTTTAATGCTATTGTTCCTCCGGCGCTCTACTAATGCTTCTAGCCAAGCGATGAATTTCGGCAAATCCAAAGCTCGCTTTCAAATGGAGGCAAAAACTGGAGTGAAATTTGAAGATGTCGCCGGGGTTGAAGAAGCTAAGGAAGAACTCGAAGAAGTTGTGACTTTCCTGAAACAGCCGGAAAGATTTACTGCTGTAGGCGCACGGATTCCCAAAGGTGTGCTGTTAATTGGCCCTCCTGGTACTGGTAAAACTTTACTAGCAAAAGCGATCGCAGGTGAAGCAGGTGTACCATTCTTCAGTATTTCCGGTTCGGAATTCGTGGAAATGTTCGTTGGTGTGGGTGCATCTCGCGTGCGCGACCTCTTCAAGAAAGCCAAAGATAATGCTCCTTGTCTAATATTTATCGATGAAATTGATGCAGTAGGTAGACAACGGGGCGCTGGAATCGGTGGTGGTAACGACGAGCGCGAACAAACCCTCAACCAACTGCTCACCGAAATGGATGGTTTTGAAGGTAACACAGGCATAATTATTATTGCTGCCACTAACCGCCCAGATGTTTTAGATACAGCATTACTCAGACCGGGACGTTTTGACAGACAAGTGATGGTCGATCCACCCGATCTCAAAGGGCGACTGGAAATTTTGAAAGTCCACGCCCGCAATAAGAAAATCGATCCTAGCGTATCATTAGAAGCGATCGCTCGTCGCACCCCTGGTTTTACTGGCGCAGACTTAGCTAACTTACTCAACGAAGCTGCTATTCTCACCGCTAGAAGACGTAAAGAAGCTGTTACCCTTTTAGAAATTGATGCTGCTGTAGACCGAGTTGTTGCAGGTATGGAAGGTACCGCCTTAGTAGACAGCAAGAGCAAGCGCTTGATTGCCTATCATGAAGTTGGACATGCTTTAGTAGGCACATTCCTCAAAGGGCATGACCCTGTACAAAAAGTTACACTGATCCCACGTGGGCAAGCACTGGGATTAACTTGGTTTACTCCCAACGAAGAACAGGGGTTAATTTCCCGTTCCCAACTCAAAGCCAGGATTACTGCTACTTTGGGTGGTCGTGCCGCCGAGGAAATTGTTTTTGGTAAGCCAGAAGTGACCACAGGTGCAGGTAATGACCTGCAACAAGTTACAGGAATGGCGCGGCAGATGGTGACACGCTTCGGGATGTCAGAATTAGGCCCATTGTCACTAGAAAATCAGAGTGGAGAGGTATTTTTGGGACGTGACTGGATGAATAAATCAGACTATTCTGAGGAAATTGCCGCCAAGATTGATTCACAAGTGCGCGAAATTGTTAACAATTCCTACATCAGAGCAAAAGAACTGTTGCAACTCAACCGCATAGTTTTGGAGCGTTTAGTAGATTTGTTAATAGAACAGGAAACAATTGAAGGCGATTTATTCCGCAAAATTGTTGCTGACAATGCCCAGGTAGCCGATGCACAAGTAGCTGTACCTCATTAG
- a CDS encoding RloB family protein, with translation MPRTKANSRGYSPRKVNTREIKQRFLIVCEGAKTEPNYFRSFRVPKNVAEIDVQGLGENPSKLVQSAKELNKQGEYDQVWCVFDRDSWTIEDFNNAIKNAEVQGFKVAYSNEAFELWYVLHFEFLNTGIPRSDYLKKLTYLFGRTYQKNSETIYDELFEKQSIAIRNAENLLKQYDPHIPVKDNPCTTVHKLVNALNDILKTESVCTVSGKPPLLAEDY, from the coding sequence ATGCCTAGAACAAAAGCAAACTCTCGTGGATATTCACCGAGAAAAGTTAATACTAGGGAAATCAAGCAGAGATTCTTAATAGTATGTGAAGGAGCGAAAACTGAACCTAACTACTTTAGGAGTTTTCGTGTTCCTAAAAATGTTGCTGAAATAGACGTACAGGGTTTAGGAGAGAATCCCAGCAAACTAGTTCAAAGCGCCAAGGAACTGAATAAGCAAGGAGAGTACGATCAGGTTTGGTGTGTATTTGATCGTGATTCTTGGACTATAGAAGATTTTAATAACGCTATTAAAAATGCTGAAGTTCAAGGTTTTAAAGTAGCTTATTCTAATGAAGCATTTGAATTATGGTATGTTTTACATTTTGAATTTCTCAATACTGGTATTCCTCGAAGTGATTATCTGAAGAAGTTAACTTATTTATTTGGTAGGACATATCAGAAGAATAGCGAAACGATTTATGATGAGCTATTTGAGAAGCAATCTATTGCTATTAGAAATGCTGAAAATCTTCTTAAACAATATGATCCTCACATTCCAGTCAAAGACAATCCATGTACAACGGTGCATAAATTAGTGAATGCACTCAACGATATCCTGAAAACAGAATCAGTCTGCACAGTAAGTGGTAAACCGCCGTTGCTGGCAGAAGATTATTGA
- a CDS encoding AAA family ATPase, with the protein MLIEFSVANYRSFKEQVTFSMVAANLVAKDKKLDENNVFEIDKELKLLKSAAIYGANASGKSNLATALGFMRWFMINSSKETQSTEKIGVERFKLSTETEAKPSFFEIIFLMSGKRYRYGFEATIEKVVSEWLFYVPKSKETKLFERKLGKISVSKTYKADGIQQKTRHNALFLSVSAQFNVQIAEKILDWLTNKVALISTLNDRGYRGYTVSCLMDNENKDEILQLLKKLDLGFSDLKVEESEITANSLPKELPDELKNLILKNGEGKLSSVQTTHQKFDGKGNLVSTEVFDLDEQESEGTKKVFSLAGPLVDTLKKGKILIIDQFDARIHPLISRAIVELFNSNEKNPNNAQLIFMTHDTNLLNNKLFRRDQIWFTEKNRYGATDLYSLAEYKIPDDASFESDYIQGRYGAIPYIGNLNHLIDSHA; encoded by the coding sequence ATGCTTATTGAATTTAGTGTCGCTAACTACAGATCGTTTAAAGAGCAAGTCACCTTTAGTATGGTGGCAGCAAACCTTGTCGCAAAAGACAAAAAACTCGACGAAAACAACGTTTTTGAAATAGATAAAGAATTAAAACTACTTAAAAGCGCCGCAATATACGGTGCAAATGCTAGTGGTAAAAGTAATTTGGCTACAGCTTTAGGTTTCATGAGATGGTTCATGATTAATTCTTCTAAAGAGACTCAAAGTACGGAAAAAATAGGTGTTGAGCGATTTAAACTCAGCACTGAAACCGAAGCTAAACCATCTTTTTTTGAAATTATATTTTTAATGAGTGGCAAGAGATATAGATATGGATTCGAGGCAACTATTGAGAAAGTTGTTTCTGAATGGTTATTCTATGTCCCTAAATCAAAAGAAACTAAGCTTTTTGAGCGTAAACTCGGCAAGATAAGTGTTTCTAAAACATATAAAGCTGATGGTATTCAGCAGAAGACAAGACACAATGCTCTCTTTTTGTCTGTATCTGCTCAATTTAATGTCCAGATTGCAGAGAAAATCTTGGATTGGCTGACAAACAAAGTTGCACTTATCTCTACTTTAAATGATAGAGGCTATCGAGGATACACAGTTAGTTGTTTAATGGATAATGAAAATAAAGATGAGATTCTTCAACTGCTCAAAAAATTAGATTTGGGATTTAGTGATCTTAAGGTAGAAGAAAGTGAAATTACTGCTAATTCTTTACCTAAAGAATTGCCAGATGAACTAAAGAACTTAATTCTAAAAAATGGGGAAGGAAAATTATCATCAGTTCAAACCACGCATCAAAAATTTGATGGCAAAGGAAATCTCGTATCTACAGAGGTATTTGATTTAGATGAGCAAGAGTCTGAGGGTACTAAAAAAGTCTTTTCTTTGGCAGGGCCTCTTGTTGACACACTGAAAAAGGGTAAAATTCTCATAATTGATCAATTCGATGCTAGAATTCATCCTTTGATCAGCCGTGCAATTGTTGAATTATTTAATTCTAATGAAAAAAATCCAAATAATGCTCAGTTAATATTTATGACTCACGATACCAATTTACTTAACAATAAGCTTTTCCGTAGGGATCAGATTTGGTTTACTGAAAAGAATAGATATGGTGCAACAGATTTATACTCTTTAGCAGAATACAAGATACCTGACGATGCGTCATTTGAGAGTGATTATATTCAAGGTAGATATGGCGCAATTCCATATATTGGGAATTTGAATCATCTAATCGACTCTCATGCCTAG
- the topA gene encoding type I DNA topoisomerase, with protein MVKRLLVVESPGKVKKLSQILGSDWKVLASCGHIRELSNEGDDSLGFVMDGNNVRCNYIPRDQRAKETIQKLKSAVRQVDEVVLATDPDREGETIAWHLKETLGLREPKRVIYTEITASAVKSAIANPRKLDQNLIGAGLCRDCLDKLVGYKGSPLVWALNNGAKSVGRVQSATLHLICQRENEILAFVPQDYWSVWVDYAEGFRAFYKGTVDSAKDAAEQETETHDDAKVNNSTETPESKRVLSEAEATRLVEEAQRHPHQVIHFEGKIVNRQPPPPFTTSSLQQAAGSKLRFAPDKTMVVAQKLYEAGLITYMRTDSVMLSPEFCASARKWLEQNDPQNVPQQVAKHRSSKSAQEAHEAIRPTDVFRPSVQLRLELPDDEFNLYVMIWKRSIASQCRAAQLRKTQVITQSGSILWSARGQVIEFYGYARYWNNLSKDSILPSLQQGQALKLENAGHEQKQTQPPPRYSEPKLVQLMERKGIGRPSTYAPTVATLKKRNYVELKKDHLQPTALGLEVDAFLLKALPDLLEAEFTAKMEDALDAISEGKNSWQHYLTSWNQNYFVPALSKAKTVVASSSTGKANVMSERKYENSKTRCPECKNFLAKIPSTKVKKKYFLKCTKGCENVVLFWSDFNKTWQPPRTKAVQPENQQKPLVKVTTYPCPVCKKALEEYSYIKEGQSKTMLRCSDPQSRKDTKHKEVAYFSTQKGWWSPKFGELNC; from the coding sequence ATGGTCAAACGCCTGCTTGTAGTCGAGTCTCCCGGAAAAGTTAAAAAACTCAGTCAAATTTTGGGTTCAGATTGGAAAGTTCTCGCAAGTTGTGGTCACATCCGCGAACTCAGCAATGAAGGAGACGATTCCTTGGGCTTCGTGATGGATGGCAATAATGTCCGGTGTAATTACATCCCACGTGACCAACGAGCGAAAGAAACAATCCAGAAGCTCAAGTCTGCGGTGAGGCAGGTTGATGAAGTTGTCTTAGCAACTGACCCAGACCGGGAAGGCGAAACTATCGCTTGGCACCTGAAAGAAACGCTGGGTTTAAGGGAACCGAAACGAGTAATTTATACTGAGATTACAGCATCGGCGGTAAAGAGTGCGATCGCTAATCCCAGAAAGCTAGACCAAAACTTAATCGGTGCTGGACTGTGCCGAGATTGCCTAGATAAGTTGGTGGGTTATAAGGGTAGCCCTTTAGTTTGGGCATTGAATAACGGCGCTAAGAGTGTTGGTAGAGTCCAAAGCGCGACGCTGCACTTGATTTGTCAGCGAGAAAACGAAATTCTGGCTTTTGTCCCCCAAGATTACTGGAGTGTCTGGGTAGATTATGCTGAAGGATTCCGGGCTTTTTACAAAGGGACGGTCGATTCTGCAAAAGATGCAGCAGAGCAAGAAACTGAAACTCATGATGATGCAAAGGTAAATAATAGTACAGAAACACCAGAGTCTAAACGTGTTCTTTCCGAAGCAGAAGCTACACGTTTAGTTGAAGAAGCACAGCGACATCCTCATCAGGTGATTCATTTTGAAGGAAAAATCGTTAACCGCCAGCCACCTCCACCATTTACAACTTCCAGCCTTCAGCAAGCAGCCGGTTCAAAGTTGAGGTTTGCTCCTGATAAAACTATGGTTGTGGCCCAAAAGCTTTATGAGGCAGGGCTGATTACATATATGCGAACAGACTCAGTAATGCTAAGTCCTGAATTTTGTGCCAGCGCCCGTAAATGGTTAGAGCAAAATGACCCGCAGAATGTACCGCAGCAAGTCGCCAAGCATCGCAGTAGCAAATCGGCTCAAGAAGCACATGAGGCGATTCGTCCCACGGATGTATTTCGTCCCTCAGTTCAATTGCGTTTAGAACTTCCTGATGATGAGTTTAATCTATATGTAATGATCTGGAAACGGTCAATTGCTTCTCAGTGTCGTGCTGCCCAATTGCGTAAAACTCAGGTCATTACTCAGTCTGGTTCCATACTGTGGTCAGCCAGAGGGCAAGTGATTGAATTTTACGGTTATGCCCGGTACTGGAACAATCTCAGCAAGGACAGTATTTTACCTTCATTACAACAGGGACAAGCATTGAAACTGGAGAATGCTGGACATGAGCAGAAACAGACGCAGCCACCACCCCGTTATAGTGAACCAAAATTGGTGCAACTGATGGAACGTAAAGGAATTGGTCGCCCAAGTACCTATGCTCCTACTGTTGCTACTTTAAAAAAACGAAATTATGTTGAGTTGAAAAAAGACCATCTTCAACCGACAGCGTTAGGGTTAGAAGTTGATGCGTTTTTGCTCAAGGCATTACCTGATTTACTAGAGGCAGAATTCACAGCGAAAATGGAAGATGCCCTTGATGCAATTTCCGAAGGAAAAAACTCTTGGCAGCATTATTTAACTAGTTGGAATCAGAATTATTTTGTACCAGCACTCTCCAAAGCTAAAACTGTAGTTGCAAGTTCCTCAACAGGTAAAGCTAATGTGATGAGTGAGCGCAAATATGAAAATTCCAAGACTCGATGCCCTGAATGCAAAAATTTTCTCGCCAAAATTCCAAGTACTAAGGTTAAAAAGAAATATTTTCTCAAATGCACAAAAGGCTGTGAAAATGTTGTGCTGTTTTGGAGCGACTTTAACAAAACTTGGCAGCCACCACGAACTAAAGCAGTCCAGCCTGAGAATCAACAAAAGCCTCTCGTCAAGGTTACGACATATCCCTGTCCAGTATGTAAGAAAGCTTTAGAGGAGTACAGTTACATCAAAGAGGGGCAGAGTAAGACAATGTTGCGATGTTCTGACCCACAATCCCGTAAGGACACCAAACATAAAGAGGTGGCTTATTTCAGTACGCAAAAAGGGTGGTGGAGTCCTAAGTTTGGAGAGTTGAATTGTTAG
- a CDS encoding type II toxin-antitoxin system RelE family toxin, with product MSERYSLRIAKTAEKDLLDLQAKLYKQVVSKILSLQGNSKPQDCKALKGYKGGYRVDQGEYKILYTIDEESKLIDVFRVGKRNDGEVYKNL from the coding sequence ATGAGTGAACGCTATAGTTTGAGAATTGCTAAGACTGCTGAAAAGGATTTATTGGATTTGCAAGCGAAACTTTATAAGCAGGTTGTATCTAAAATCCTTTCGCTTCAAGGCAATTCTAAACCTCAAGACTGCAAAGCCTTGAAAGGCTATAAGGGTGGTTATCGTGTTGATCAAGGTGAATATAAAATTCTCTACACGATTGATGAAGAAAGCAAATTGATTGATGTTTTTCGAGTTGGTAAGCGAAATGATGGTGAAGTCTACAAAAATTTGTAA
- a CDS encoding type II toxin-antitoxin system Phd/YefM family antitoxin, translating to MTAISATEARANFQELMNRAEYKGERIVIQRHGKAAVAIIGLDDLKLLEAIEDAIDSETLRRAIEENDGFTTLDAISVKRGNE from the coding sequence ATGACTGCCATAAGTGCAACAGAAGCTCGTGCAAACTTTCAAGAGCTTATGAATCGTGCTGAGTATAAGGGTGAGCGTATTGTAATTCAGCGTCATGGTAAAGCTGCCGTAGCAATTATCGGTCTTGATGATTTGAAATTGCTTGAAGCTATTGAAGATGCTATTGATTCAGAAACACTTCGTCGTGCAATTGAGGAAAATGATGGGTTTACTACCTTAGACGCAATTAGTGTCAAGCGTGGAAATGAGTGA
- a CDS encoding response regulator yields the protein MYKLAILDDDEHWCKILQGFLKQEYAMVTYKSVSSFLWELEELNQYDIFLVDFMLPTARYELNTDGTQIVTTLKGRLLHSPVVILVTAYMSMNELEVHGKQMCPEADAFFAKDAGLEILARQMKQLLTSAKTKDS from the coding sequence ATGTACAAGCTGGCGATTTTGGATGATGACGAACATTGGTGTAAAATCCTCCAAGGCTTTCTAAAGCAAGAATATGCGATGGTAACCTACAAGTCCGTGTCTAGTTTCTTATGGGAGTTAGAAGAACTAAACCAGTACGATATTTTTCTGGTTGACTTCATGCTGCCTACGGCTCGGTATGAGCTAAATACAGATGGCACCCAAATCGTTACCACTCTCAAGGGCCGCTTGCTTCATTCTCCTGTGGTCATCCTCGTCACGGCTTACATGAGTATGAATGAGTTAGAGGTGCATGGCAAACAAATGTGTCCAGAAGCAGACGCATTTTTTGCCAAGGATGCAGGACTAGAAATATTGGCTCGCCAAATGAAGCAACTGCTTACATCAGCTAAAACTAAGGACAGTTAG
- a CDS encoding response regulator has translation MEVLVTILNILLVEDNQLLAQGTAKLIERLGGHQVFITAEPKEIFQLCETGAVELVIMDINLPGAKWQGQKVDGSMLARHLKAQCKQIPIILVTAYTMPAEQHLLLSQSGADSCYTKPITDYDAFLDMITLLGQRIN, from the coding sequence ATGGAGGTTTTGGTAACAATCTTGAACATCTTACTGGTTGAAGATAACCAACTTCTAGCTCAGGGAACTGCCAAACTAATCGAACGCTTGGGGGGTCATCAGGTGTTTATTACTGCCGAACCAAAAGAGATATTCCAGCTATGCGAAACGGGAGCAGTAGAACTAGTGATTATGGATATCAATTTGCCGGGAGCTAAGTGGCAAGGGCAAAAAGTTGATGGCTCGATGCTGGCACGCCACCTAAAAGCACAGTGCAAACAAATACCAATTATCTTGGTGACGGCTTACACCATGCCCGCCGAACAACATCTGCTGTTGTCCCAATCTGGGGCGGACAGTTGCTATACCAAACCGATCACTGACTACGATGCTTTTTTGGATATGATTACTCTACTCGGTCAAAGGATAAATTGA
- a CDS encoding ATP-binding protein, with protein sequence MATNSGFRNLKDQFLTEGKEALLARMSNRIRQSLNLQEILDATVVELRAFLQTDRTKVYRFDHDGHGHVVAEASAPNRLPSLLGLHYPSDDIPPQARALFIKARTRSIVNVSEQRIILNSLPTPNTPTTGDLTVEEVQQQPLEDILSRPVDPCHVDYLTQMGVQSSLVVPIIYQQQLWGLLISHHAEPREITSEDLLVVQLLADQVSLAITQANLLNQVQEQQQREAIVNQIATLLHAPLNPEQILHNVLEKAVKASGSSGGRLYLTSPDEALPAHLYTYGNQPVPSGIDQPNLLENHPLWQKVGETPTPIDPSLTQKDNPPLRVVINLQQEPRLHQLIESFQTTHIQGLIIQPLYYGKEFLGYLTFFRDQIGTKGLWPGYKEADERQQRPRESMAQWQALKEDKAHSWSIEEMELIQSLNIHLSLAVLQNRLYQRERQQRLVVEMHNEALSHARAAAEEVSRLKSNFLASTSHELRTPLASTLNYLKLLKERLYEDEEELRQYIDGAYQSTQNLVTIINDVLDIAKIEDGRIALDLETVYLEQLLQEQCFLSGAESRYKSIPLTLHCEIETVFADKIKVRQVMTNLLDNAFKFTDEGQIDVRAVVDSTGTMAQISVHDTGIGIEMENSEQLFSPFVQADGSAQRAYGGTGLGLTICKRLVELMGGKIWLESPGLGQGNTVNFTLPLNEQSQIAGQGSLIEGQAPS encoded by the coding sequence GTGGCTACAAATTCTGGTTTTAGAAACTTAAAAGATCAGTTCCTGACTGAAGGCAAAGAAGCTCTGCTGGCTCGGATGTCCAACCGCATCCGGCAATCGCTGAACCTTCAAGAGATTTTAGATGCAACGGTGGTAGAGTTGCGGGCATTTTTGCAAACCGACCGGACTAAGGTCTACCGCTTTGATCACGATGGGCATGGACACGTCGTTGCCGAAGCCAGTGCCCCCAACCGCCTGCCTTCTTTGCTGGGATTGCACTATCCATCTGATGACATTCCGCCCCAAGCGCGGGCCTTGTTTATCAAAGCACGTACCCGCTCCATTGTCAATGTCAGCGAACAGCGCATTATCCTCAACTCCCTGCCGACCCCCAACACACCGACAACCGGGGACTTGACCGTTGAAGAAGTGCAACAGCAACCCCTTGAAGATATCTTAAGCCGTCCTGTAGACCCTTGCCATGTAGACTATCTCACCCAGATGGGTGTGCAATCTTCTTTGGTGGTGCCAATAATTTATCAACAGCAACTCTGGGGGCTGTTAATTTCTCATCATGCCGAACCCAGAGAAATTACATCCGAGGATTTGCTGGTCGTCCAATTGCTTGCTGACCAGGTTTCACTGGCAATTACCCAGGCGAATCTGCTGAATCAGGTACAGGAGCAGCAGCAACGCGAAGCGATCGTCAATCAAATTGCTACTTTGCTGCACGCGCCTCTGAACCCTGAGCAGATTTTGCATAACGTTCTGGAAAAAGCAGTAAAAGCTTCTGGCAGTTCTGGAGGAAGGTTGTACCTCACGTCCCCCGATGAGGCTTTACCAGCTCATCTTTATACTTATGGAAATCAGCCAGTCCCATCCGGGATTGATCAACCAAACTTACTAGAAAATCATCCCCTCTGGCAAAAGGTAGGGGAAACTCCTACTCCCATCGACCCTAGTTTAACCCAAAAGGATAATCCCCCCTTGCGAGTAGTAATTAATCTTCAGCAAGAACCACGTTTGCACCAACTGATTGAATCCTTCCAGACTACACACATTCAGGGTTTGATTATTCAACCTTTGTATTATGGTAAAGAATTCTTGGGGTATTTAACCTTCTTTCGCGATCAAATTGGTACAAAAGGTCTTTGGCCGGGCTATAAAGAAGCCGATGAGCGCCAACAGCGCCCCCGCGAGTCAATGGCGCAATGGCAGGCACTCAAAGAAGATAAAGCTCATTCCTGGAGCATCGAAGAGATGGAACTCATCCAGTCTTTGAATATTCACCTATCGCTGGCTGTGCTGCAAAACCGCCTTTATCAGCGCGAACGGCAACAGCGCCTGGTAGTTGAGATGCACAACGAAGCTCTCTCTCATGCCCGAGCTGCCGCCGAAGAGGTGAGTCGCCTCAAGAGCAACTTCTTGGCTTCTACTAGCCACGAACTGCGAACCCCTCTGGCCTCGACCTTGAACTACTTAAAGTTGCTCAAAGAGCGCCTTTATGAAGACGAAGAGGAGTTGCGCCAATATATCGATGGCGCTTACCAATCGACGCAAAATCTCGTTACCATCATTAACGATGTGCTTGACATTGCCAAGATTGAAGACGGGCGCATCGCCTTAGACTTGGAGACAGTTTATCTGGAACAGCTTTTACAAGAGCAATGTTTTCTCTCAGGTGCCGAAAGCCGCTATAAGTCAATTCCTCTGACACTCCACTGTGAAATTGAGACTGTTTTTGCTGACAAGATCAAAGTTCGTCAGGTGATGACAAACCTCCTGGATAACGCCTTCAAATTCACAGATGAGGGTCAAATCGATGTCCGGGCTGTCGTCGATAGTACTGGGACAATGGCTCAAATCTCAGTACACGACACAGGCATCGGCATTGAGATGGAAAACTCAGAGCAACTGTTTTCCCCATTTGTGCAAGCTGATGGTTCTGCCCAGCGCGCCTACGGGGGCACCGGTTTAGGGCTGACTATCTGCAAGCGATTAGTGGAACTGATGGGTGGTAAAATCTGGCTTGAAAGCCCTGGGCTAGGGCAGGGAAACACTGTGAACTTTACCCTGCCCCTAAACGAACAAAGTCAGATAGCAGGTCAGGGTTCTCTAATTGAGGGCCAAGCCCCTAGCTAA